One part of the Megachile rotundata isolate GNS110a chromosome 16, iyMegRotu1, whole genome shotgun sequence genome encodes these proteins:
- the eIF4A gene encoding eukaryotic translation initiation factor 4A produces MSHTSERRNDDQWAGDSKNGPSESEQQTYNGPPGMDPDGIIESNWDVVVDNFDEMNLKEELLRGIYAYGFEKPSAIQQRAILPCIRGHDVIAQAQSGTGKTATFSISILQQIDTNLKECQALILAPTRELAQQIQKVVIALGDFMHAECHACIGGTNVREDMRKLDQGVHIVVGTPGRVYDMISRRALRANSIKLFVLDEADEMLSRGFKDQIHDVFKLLPHEVQVILLSATMPSDVLDVSKCFMRNPIRILVKREELTLEGIKQFFIFVEREEWKFETLCDLYDTLSITQAVIFCNTRRKVDWLTDSMRGRDFTVSAMHGDMEQKERDLIMKQFRTGSSRVLITTDLLARGIDVQQVSLVINYDLPSNRENYIHRIGRGGRFGRKGVAINFVTEEDKRTLKDIEQFYNTRIDEMPMNVADLI; encoded by the exons ATGTCGCATACGTCTGAGCGAAG aaacGATGATCAATGGGCAGGAGATTCCAAAAATGGTCCTAGTGAAAGTGAGCAGCAAACGTACAATGGCCCTCCAGGCATGGATCCCGATGGAATCATCGAATCCAACTGGGATGTT GTCGTGGACAACTTTGATGAAATGAACTTAAAGGAAGAGTTACTACGTGGTATTTACGCTTATGGCTTTGAGAAACCATCTGCAATTCAACAACGTGCCATTCTGCCGTGTATAAGAGGACACGATGTCATTGCGCAGGCACAATCAG GAACTGGCAAGACTgctacattttcaatttctattctACAACAAATCGATACTAATCTTAAAGAATGTCAAGCCTTAATCTTAGCCCCAACCCGTGAGCTTGCTCAACAG ATTCAGAAAGTTGTTATTGCTTTGGGAGATTTTATGCACGCAGAATGCCATGCATGCATTGGAGGTACCAATGTACGTGAAGATATGCGAAAGTTAGATCAAGGTGTCCACATAGTAGTTGGTACACCTGGTAGAGTTTATGATATGATTAGTCGACGGGCATTACGAGCAAATAGCATCAAACTGTTCGTCCTAGACGAAGCTGATGAAATGCTTTCTCGTGGTTTTAAAGACCAGATTCACGATGTATTCAAATTATTACCTCATGAAGTACAG GTTATATTACTATCCGCTACCATGCCATCAGATGTTTTGGATGTATCTAAATGTTTTATGCGAAATCCAATTCGCATTTTGGTTAAAAGAGAAGAACTCACGTTGGAGGGTATTAAACAGTTCTTTATATTCGTGGAACGTGAAGAATGGAAGTTTGAAACCCTTTGTGATTTATACGATACATTGAGTATCACTCAGGCAGTAATCTTCTGCAATACACGACGTAAAGTAGATTGGTTAACGGATAGTATGCGTGGCCGTGACTTCACAGTCTCTGCAATGCATGGAGATATGGAACAAAAAGAACGAGACCTTATTATGAAACAATTTAGAACTGGATCATCCCGTGTTCTCATAACTACTGACCTTTTAGCCCGTGGTATTGATGTTCAACAGGTTTCGCTTGTCATCAATTATGATTTACCCTCCAATCgtgaaaattatattcatag AATCGGTCGAGGTGGTCGTTTTGGTCGTAAGGGTGTGGCTATTAACTTCGTAACGGAGGAAGACAAACGAACCTTGAAAGATATTGAACAATTCTATAACACTCGTATTGATGAAATGCCAATGAATGTCGCAGATTTAATTTAA
- the LOC105663156 gene encoding uncharacterized protein LOC105663156, with the protein MHGIKRIVVFCTLTTVLPILLLITPLYLRHNFYANVAYAVTDSDILEITDGISTVFCSGHILQMNRTFNAFQMAHKPEVTSYKKHIRLKKNMTLPDDTLEYWGFYLLEGSTVALSVCSRFQGASILVVKGERNLRTCGMLEHKNNEQIAKNIFLPEAKQQVKVTFKSDTVESVSNNNITDVAYNNTSNMTSKMEENNTGTGVSNHYPHIKRNVTSHEQNDDDELKELLWNTKMYIQQHMKSSKEPMVRNTRKLRHAKKRQYKMQIKKEGKNILHDKKRSGSNTENISNVEEDKILNKRIKRTQDLVKPLLLDQGVKHGGNAVKNITNDNDESSVSSFENELFKCYGGSILIAQEFAPSEQCTNVSYLLNGKHMQAIHNIIENGYYYYIFYSDNDIVSNDIYALFDIYKPVFHYENATKSCINQTKCSFAINLLSSDRVIVEIPTKDNTEYEIDDISLLLSVCHPRMEVYIIFPIAVLFFILACAFM; encoded by the exons ATGCATGGAATTAAAAGAATAGTAGTTTTCTGTACTTTAACAACAGTTTTACCAATTCTGCTTCTTATCACACCTCTATATTTACGTCATAATTTTTATGCTAATGTAGCATATGCTGTAACAGATTCTGATATCTTAGAAATTACTGATGGAATTTCTACAGTATTTTGTTCG GGACATATTCTACAAATGAATAGAACATTTAATGCCTTCCAAATGGCACATAAGCCAGAGGTAACTTCATATAAAAAGCATATACGCCTTAAAAAGAATATGACTTTACCAGATGATACATTAGAATACTGGGGATTTTATCTCTTAGAAGGATCAACCGTAGCCCTTTCTGTCTGTTCAAg aTTTCAAGGTGCATCTATACTGGTGGTTAAAGGGGAACGTAATTTACGAACATGTGGAATGTTAGAACACAAGAATAATGAACAGATTGCAAAAAATATATTCTTGCCAGAAGCAAAGCAGCAAGTTAAAGTAACATTTAAATCAGATACAGTAGAATCtgtttctaataataatattacagaTGTTGCTTACAACAATACATCAAATATGACTTCAAAAATGGAAGAAAATAATACAGGTACAGGTGTTTCAAATCATTATCCACACATAAAAAGGAATGTTACATCTCACGAACAAAATGATGATGACGAATTAAAGGAACTACTGTGgaatacaaaaatgtatatacaacaACATATGAAATCTTCAAAAGAACCAATGGTACGTAATACTAGAAAATTAAGACATGCTAAGAAAAGGCAGTATAAAATGCaaataaagaaagaaggaaagaatATATTACATGACAAAAAAAGATCAGGAAGTAATACTGAAAATATATCTAATGTTGAAGAAgacaaaatattgaataaaagaattaaaaggACTCAAGATCTTGTTAAGCCACTTTTACTTGATCAAGGTGTCAAACATGGTGGAAATgctgttaaaaatataacaaacgaTAATGATGAATCTTCTGTATCCAGTTTTGAAAATGAATTATTCAAATGCTATGGAGGTTCAATATTAATTGCTCAAGAATTTGCACCTTCTGAACAATGTACTAATGTCAGCTATTTACTTAATGGTAAACATATGCaagcaattcataatattatagAAAATGGTTATTATTACTATATCTTTTACAGTGACAATGATATTGTATCAAATGATATATATGCATTGTTTGATATTTATAAACCCGTTTTTCATTATGAAAATGCAACAAAGTCTTGTATAAATCAAACAAAATGTTCCTTTGCAATAAACTTGTTGTCTTCTGATAGAGTGATTGTTGAAATACCAACTAAAGATAACACTGAATATGAAATAGATGATATTAGTTTACTTTTATCGGTTTGTCATCCTCGTATGGAAGTGTATATAATCTTTCCCATTGCAGTATTATTCTTTATTCTTGCTTGTGCCTTTATGtaa
- the Thor gene encoding eukaryotic translation initiation factor 4E binding protein thor gives MSSSPTAKQATQSQNIPSKRIVINDSSQLPTDYSSTPGGTLFSTTPGGTRIVYERDFLMNLRNSPISQTPPRNMPSIPVELLRNASPNLVTSAKSPTNKDTPIIEESAEQFEMDM, from the exons ATGTCTTCGTCACCGACAGCAAAACAAGCTACCCAAAGCCAAAATATACCTTCGAAACGGATCGTAATCAATGATTCTAGTCAATTGCCTACTGATTATTCCTCCACTCCTGGTGGGACGCTTTTTTCAACTACACCTGGAG GTACCCGTATAGTGTATGAACGTGATTTTTTGATGAATCTACGAAATTCACCTATATCACAAACACCACCAAGAAATATGCCATCTATACCAGTGGAATTATTAAGGAATGCTTCACCAAATCTTGTAACATCTGCAAAATCCCCAACTAACAAAG ATACTCCAATAATCGAGGAATCTGCAGAACAGTTTGAAATGGACATGTAA